A window of Zavarzinella sp. contains these coding sequences:
- a CDS encoding acyl-CoA carboxylase subunit beta produces MRELRDIEAKIREGGGATAIERQHQKNRLTARERIAHLVQDDFEELGLWAAWDMYQDWGGAPSAGVITGIGKLADRSVMIIANDATVKAGAFFPMTCKKVLRAQRIAMENQLPLIYLVDSAGVFLPLQEDVFPDEDDFGRIFRNNAVISAKGIPQIAAIMGNCVAGGGYLPVLCDQLLMTEGSGLYLAGPALVKAAIGQQVSHEELGGATMHASISGTIDYHEPDDAACLERLRRLVSNLPADPTLPYVPHELPRGTNWKKFTEQKEYDCRELIAAIADQGSVFDEYKQEYGQSLVCGTTHVGGIAVGIVANQRQHTKPAHGAMQYGGVIYAESADKAARFILVCNQQRLPIIFLQNVNGFMVGKEAEQSGIIRSGAKLVNAISNSVVPKITLITGGSFGAGNYAMCGKAFDPRFIAAWPDARYAVMGADQAVATLLDIQIAALKRAGKEPEGTELADLAEKVRESYQQKTDICYAAARLWVDAIIAPEDTRTRLIRYLQIACRNPGSAPLQTGVLQV; encoded by the coding sequence ATGCGTGAACTTCGTGATATCGAAGCAAAAATCCGTGAAGGTGGTGGTGCGACTGCAATTGAACGCCAGCACCAGAAAAATCGACTGACCGCACGCGAACGGATTGCCCACCTGGTTCAGGATGATTTTGAAGAACTGGGCTTGTGGGCCGCGTGGGACATGTACCAGGATTGGGGCGGGGCACCTTCGGCTGGGGTAATCACCGGCATTGGAAAGTTGGCAGATCGGAGTGTGATGATTATTGCCAACGATGCCACCGTGAAAGCTGGGGCGTTCTTCCCAATGACATGCAAGAAGGTGCTGCGGGCTCAACGAATTGCGATGGAAAACCAACTTCCCCTGATCTATCTGGTGGACAGTGCTGGTGTCTTTTTGCCACTGCAGGAAGATGTATTTCCAGATGAAGATGACTTCGGCAGAATCTTTCGCAATAATGCCGTCATCTCCGCCAAAGGCATCCCACAGATAGCCGCAATCATGGGCAATTGCGTTGCTGGTGGGGGCTATCTGCCCGTGCTCTGCGACCAACTTTTGATGACGGAAGGCAGTGGACTGTATCTGGCAGGTCCAGCGCTCGTCAAAGCTGCAATCGGCCAACAGGTGTCCCACGAAGAACTGGGCGGAGCTACCATGCACGCTTCGATCAGTGGTACCATTGATTATCACGAACCGGATGATGCTGCCTGCCTGGAACGATTACGGCGACTGGTCAGCAATTTACCTGCAGATCCCACGTTGCCTTATGTACCACATGAACTCCCACGTGGGACGAACTGGAAAAAATTCACTGAGCAGAAAGAATATGATTGCCGAGAATTAATTGCTGCCATTGCCGACCAGGGAAGCGTATTCGATGAATACAAACAGGAATACGGTCAATCATTGGTGTGCGGTACCACCCACGTGGGCGGTATTGCGGTGGGTATTGTAGCCAACCAGCGTCAGCATACGAAGCCTGCCCACGGTGCAATGCAATATGGCGGAGTGATTTATGCAGAAAGTGCCGATAAGGCCGCACGCTTTATCCTGGTGTGCAACCAGCAACGCTTGCCCATTATTTTTCTGCAAAACGTCAACGGCTTTATGGTGGGCAAGGAAGCAGAGCAGTCCGGAATCATTCGCTCGGGTGCCAAACTGGTGAACGCTATCAGCAATTCTGTGGTTCCCAAAATCACGCTGATTACTGGTGGCTCGTTTGGTGCAGGCAACTACGCGATGTGCGGGAAGGCGTTTGATCCGAGGTTTATTGCTGCCTGGCCTGACGCACGTTACGCAGTTATGGGAGCAGACCAGGCAGTTGCCACACTCCTGGATATTCAGATAGCTGCGTTAAAGCGGGCAGGTAAAGAACCTGAAGGCACCGAACTGGCAGACCTTGCAGAGAAAGTGCGGGAATCATACCAGCAGAAAACCGACATTTGCTATGCCGCAGCCCGCTTGTGGGTGGATGCGATTATCGCACCCGAAGATACCCGAACCAGGCTGATTCGTTATTTGCAGATTGCGTGCAGAAACCCAGGCAGCGCACCACTGCAAACGGGCGTACTGCAGGTGTAA
- a CDS encoding c-type cytochrome domain-containing protein: protein MKKYYCVLMLLVLATHGLFAQKKLEPIPDVKLDRKEPVVYEKEVLPIFVNKCFVCHSGKEINGKLDLSTYDKLMKGGKKGPAVIPGKSAESYLFQLCARLKKPIMPPSDEVPLTPQELALIKLWIDEGAKPPTSSGEYTRPKVVLNLPPALVKPVRAVGLSPDGKTVAMARGNQLHLFNTADGKLIKTLLRPELKTAAGKMANAAHISLIESMAYSADGRYLATGSFQEVAIWDMQKTELKQVIDGFNDRVLALHFSPDNKYLATGGGPPTEDGEIRVFETSGFQQVANIKNGHSDSVYGVCFSPDSTKLATCAADKFVKVWDVPAGKLIKSFEGHTHHVLDVGWRADNKGLVSCGADNVVKVWDFEKGEQTRTINAHKKQVTRLVFIPKTNKVLTVSGDESVKQWNSDNGGNERTFAGASDFLYCVAISADGKMIASGGEEGIVRVYDSNAKLLHSIYAPGDEPKPEKK from the coding sequence ATGAAAAAATATTATTGCGTGCTGATGCTGCTGGTGCTGGCGACCCACGGCCTGTTTGCACAGAAGAAACTGGAGCCAATTCCAGATGTGAAACTGGATCGGAAAGAACCAGTTGTTTACGAAAAAGAAGTACTGCCAATCTTTGTCAACAAGTGCTTTGTTTGCCATTCTGGCAAAGAAATCAACGGAAAGCTGGATCTTTCCACCTATGACAAACTGATGAAAGGTGGTAAGAAAGGCCCTGCTGTCATCCCGGGAAAGTCGGCAGAAAGTTATCTGTTCCAGCTTTGCGCCAGGTTGAAAAAGCCAATTATGCCGCCGAGCGACGAAGTCCCGTTGACTCCGCAGGAACTGGCACTGATCAAATTATGGATCGATGAAGGTGCGAAACCGCCAACCAGCAGTGGGGAATATACCCGCCCTAAAGTGGTGCTGAACCTACCACCCGCACTGGTAAAACCTGTCCGGGCAGTCGGGCTTTCACCTGATGGCAAAACAGTGGCGATGGCTCGTGGGAATCAACTCCACCTGTTCAATACTGCTGATGGCAAGCTCATCAAAACTCTTTTAAGACCAGAACTGAAAACGGCTGCTGGCAAAATGGCGAACGCAGCTCACATTTCTTTGATTGAAAGCATGGCCTATTCTGCGGACGGCAGATACCTGGCGACAGGCAGCTTTCAGGAAGTGGCCATCTGGGACATGCAGAAAACCGAATTAAAGCAGGTCATTGATGGCTTCAATGATCGCGTGCTGGCATTGCATTTTTCGCCAGACAACAAGTATCTGGCCACTGGTGGTGGTCCACCCACGGAAGACGGGGAAATCCGAGTATTCGAAACCAGTGGATTCCAACAGGTCGCCAATATTAAAAACGGCCATAGCGACTCGGTTTATGGTGTTTGCTTCAGCCCCGACAGCACCAAACTGGCAACATGTGCCGCGGATAAGTTTGTCAAAGTGTGGGATGTTCCGGCTGGTAAATTGATTAAGTCGTTCGAGGGGCACACCCACCATGTCCTGGATGTTGGCTGGCGTGCAGACAACAAAGGCCTGGTTAGTTGCGGTGCAGACAACGTGGTGAAAGTGTGGGATTTTGAAAAGGGCGAACAAACCCGAACTATTAATGCCCACAAAAAGCAGGTAACCCGCCTGGTCTTTATTCCTAAAACCAACAAAGTGCTTACTGTCAGTGGCGATGAATCAGTCAAACAGTGGAACTCTGATAATGGTGGCAACGAACGCACCTTCGCTGGAGCAAGTGATTTTCTTTACTGCGTTGCCATCAGTGCCGATGGCAAAATGATCGCTTCGGGTGGTGAAGAGGGCATCGTTCGCGTTTATGACAGCAACGCGAAATTACTGCACTCCATTTATGCACCTGGCGATGAACCGAAACCAGAGAAAAAGTAA
- a CDS encoding PPC domain-containing protein — protein MWLRKLLVTSVAVLMSAPLLLAQNVPGLPSARLETIFPMGGKAGSTIESVIITGQDLDDVDRLVFSHPGIKAEAIPEPPPKVDPKKPAPKEAPGPKPPAKFKITIDANVPPGFHEVRVHSKFGMSGPRMFVVGSMAEQEEKEPNNDVPQAQKVDVNNTINARVDSATDVDIYQMTLKKGQGIVVSCICGSIDSKLHPLLEVYTANDRRLASVSSLRGNDISASFVAPVDGDYFIRVAEFAHTTGNATYFYRLNITTGPWIDAVFPPVVEPGKASKVTLIGRNLPGGTPITNARNSEGLPLQQLDVTINAPAAGGTLTYQGRVDPAQAVMDGFGYQLPSPGGLSNAVFVGFAQFGTTLEKEPNDDHPQAQPVVAPTEIVGRIDRRNDLDWYRLDLKKGDTLYLDMAAARLGASLDGYFSVRSVKTPDNVMLERDDDNNVMDPKQFYTLTSDPEAGSFSVPEDGSYLVQVGSRDGNAVYGPQATYRLRIAPPKPDFRVVVMAPNSYQPDVTLLRAGGKNYLNVYAFRLGGYTGPIKINVEGLPGGVTCKEQFIGDNLDYAAIVLEVADNVKDYDGQIQVKASADIAGKPVTHVARSASILWSNPPNQNVTAETRIDRGTWISVRGKAYYSIVAMPEKAYITKPGESIPMPLALKPGDKINIPYQVKRIAAESKQPITLAQLSNKNANQLSVRVNNGQKMAPLAADKADGVIQITVQANATPGLFPIHLSGTLQMDYERDAPKKKKIKVLLEEAVTPFSVLVLPKALAKVSAAPKGTLKAGESIDVVLKVERLEGYQGPFTVKVTVPNNPKGISFKDVAIPANSSEMNLVFTAAGDVNNINLQNITVEVIGKYDNKYEISQDTKFNLNVTKAPPPKK, from the coding sequence ATGTGGTTGAGAAAATTGCTTGTTACCAGCGTGGCAGTGCTCATGTCAGCGCCACTGCTGCTGGCGCAAAACGTTCCGGGTTTGCCGTCTGCCCGTCTTGAAACCATTTTTCCTATGGGTGGCAAAGCGGGCAGTACCATCGAATCGGTAATCATTACTGGTCAGGATTTGGACGATGTGGATCGGCTGGTTTTTTCCCACCCAGGCATCAAAGCGGAAGCGATTCCGGAGCCGCCGCCCAAAGTTGATCCCAAAAAACCTGCACCAAAAGAAGCACCAGGGCCGAAACCACCAGCGAAGTTCAAAATTACGATTGATGCCAATGTGCCTCCTGGTTTTCATGAAGTTCGTGTTCACAGCAAGTTTGGCATGTCTGGGCCACGAATGTTTGTGGTAGGCAGTATGGCCGAACAGGAAGAGAAAGAACCAAACAATGATGTGCCTCAAGCACAGAAAGTCGACGTCAATAACACTATCAACGCACGGGTGGATAGTGCTACAGACGTGGATATCTATCAGATGACATTGAAGAAAGGGCAGGGTATTGTAGTTTCCTGCATCTGTGGCTCCATCGATAGCAAGCTGCACCCATTGTTGGAAGTGTATACTGCGAATGATCGCCGACTGGCCTCCGTTTCCAGTTTACGCGGAAATGACATCAGTGCGTCGTTTGTCGCACCTGTCGATGGTGATTACTTCATTCGGGTTGCTGAATTCGCTCACACGACTGGCAATGCAACCTATTTTTATCGCTTGAATATTACCACCGGGCCATGGATTGATGCCGTATTCCCACCAGTGGTTGAGCCGGGTAAAGCCAGCAAAGTCACCCTGATCGGTCGCAATCTTCCCGGCGGTACCCCCATCACCAATGCACGTAACAGTGAAGGTTTGCCACTACAACAATTGGATGTCACCATCAATGCACCTGCAGCGGGTGGCACCCTTACCTACCAGGGGCGCGTTGATCCTGCCCAGGCAGTGATGGATGGTTTTGGTTACCAGCTCCCCTCACCAGGTGGGCTTTCAAACGCAGTATTTGTTGGTTTTGCTCAATTTGGCACCACATTGGAAAAAGAACCGAACGATGACCACCCACAGGCACAACCTGTGGTAGCACCCACCGAGATTGTGGGCAGAATTGACCGCCGGAATGATCTGGACTGGTACCGACTTGACCTGAAAAAAGGCGATACTCTGTATCTGGATATGGCTGCAGCACGTCTCGGTGCCAGTCTCGATGGCTATTTTTCAGTGCGCAGTGTGAAAACCCCCGACAACGTGATGTTGGAACGGGATGATGATAACAACGTGATGGATCCCAAACAGTTCTATACGTTGACTTCCGACCCGGAAGCAGGCAGTTTTTCTGTGCCGGAAGATGGCAGCTATCTGGTTCAGGTGGGTAGTCGTGATGGCAACGCTGTTTATGGTCCACAGGCGACTTATCGCCTGCGGATCGCCCCACCCAAGCCCGATTTTCGAGTGGTAGTGATGGCCCCCAACAGCTACCAGCCGGATGTTACCCTGCTACGGGCAGGTGGCAAGAATTACTTGAACGTTTACGCCTTTCGGCTGGGTGGCTATACCGGACCAATTAAAATTAATGTGGAAGGCCTGCCTGGGGGTGTTACTTGTAAAGAACAATTTATCGGAGATAACCTGGACTATGCCGCCATCGTGCTGGAGGTTGCGGATAATGTCAAAGACTATGATGGTCAAATTCAGGTAAAAGCCTCTGCCGATATTGCTGGCAAACCTGTTACCCACGTGGCACGCTCGGCAAGTATTCTCTGGTCCAATCCACCGAACCAGAATGTCACCGCAGAAACCCGCATCGACCGTGGCACCTGGATATCGGTGCGAGGGAAAGCATACTACTCGATCGTAGCAATGCCAGAAAAGGCTTATATCACGAAACCGGGAGAATCGATTCCCATGCCACTGGCGCTGAAGCCAGGGGATAAAATTAACATCCCTTACCAGGTGAAGAGAATCGCTGCGGAATCGAAACAGCCGATCACACTAGCTCAATTGAGTAACAAAAACGCCAATCAGCTTTCTGTCCGCGTGAACAATGGTCAGAAAATGGCCCCACTTGCTGCTGATAAGGCTGATGGTGTCATCCAGATTACTGTGCAGGCAAATGCCACCCCGGGATTGTTCCCCATTCACCTGAGTGGGACGTTGCAAATGGACTATGAACGCGATGCCCCCAAGAAAAAGAAAATCAAAGTGCTGCTTGAAGAAGCGGTAACACCGTTTTCCGTACTGGTACTGCCCAAAGCGTTAGCGAAGGTGAGTGCTGCCCCGAAAGGAACATTAAAAGCGGGTGAATCAATTGATGTGGTGTTGAAAGTTGAGCGGTTGGAAGGCTACCAGGGACCATTTACAGTAAAGGTAACCGTGCCGAACAATCCAAAAGGGATCTCATTTAAAGACGTCGCGATTCCTGCCAACAGTTCAGAAATGAACCTGGTATTCACGGCTGCTGGTGATGTCAACAACATCAACCTGCAGAACATCACAGTCGAGGTGATCGGCAAATACGACAATAAATATGAAATTTCGCAGGATACGAAATTCAATCTGAACGTCACCAAAGCCCCACCACCGAAAAAGTGA
- a CDS encoding ligase-associated DNA damage response exonuclease: protein MTTLLTLTPAGLYCPVGAFHIDPCRAVPRAVVTHAHSDHARPGCERYLILEDGIPVFRTRLGNRCDVVALPAGKTIQRNGVTISLHHAGHILGSAQVRLEYRGEIVVITGDYKIQSDLTCAAFEQLRCHTLVTESTFGSPLYRWEEPHVVIDQVNRWWQFNVDHGCISVIFGYSLGKSQRILVALERTIGNIYVHKAIAQMNEAYRACGVIFPPMTTLELDTIIPTNSIVVLPPGSRNAIEQLSTIAPVRTATVSGWMQLKSFRQRTPTDAAFVLSDHADWAGLNSVITASQAENILVTHGASALLARWWQEKGKNAQVLTHESFAASTASEDDPTFAGGA, encoded by the coding sequence ATGACCACGTTGCTGACCCTGACACCTGCCGGCCTCTACTGCCCAGTGGGGGCTTTCCACATTGATCCATGCCGTGCAGTCCCACGGGCAGTGGTGACGCACGCCCATTCTGATCATGCTCGCCCCGGTTGTGAACGATATCTTATCCTGGAGGATGGCATTCCCGTTTTTCGCACACGGCTGGGAAATCGGTGCGATGTGGTTGCACTGCCCGCGGGAAAAACGATCCAGCGTAACGGTGTTACTATTTCACTTCACCACGCTGGCCATATTCTGGGATCTGCCCAGGTGCGGCTCGAATATCGTGGGGAAATCGTGGTGATCACGGGCGACTACAAAATCCAGTCCGATCTCACATGTGCAGCTTTCGAACAGTTGCGATGTCATACGCTGGTGACCGAATCAACTTTCGGGTCTCCACTTTATCGGTGGGAAGAACCACACGTGGTGATCGACCAAGTGAATCGCTGGTGGCAGTTTAATGTTGATCATGGTTGTATTTCGGTTATTTTTGGCTACTCTCTCGGGAAATCACAGCGGATTCTTGTGGCACTCGAACGTACAATTGGCAACATTTATGTGCACAAAGCGATTGCCCAAATGAACGAAGCCTATCGTGCCTGTGGAGTAATTTTCCCACCGATGACCACTTTGGAACTGGATACGATCATCCCCACCAATTCGATTGTTGTCCTGCCACCGGGTTCGCGTAACGCCATCGAACAATTGTCCACAATCGCCCCTGTTCGCACAGCAACGGTTTCCGGTTGGATGCAGTTGAAATCCTTTCGCCAGAGAACTCCCACTGATGCCGCTTTTGTGTTATCGGATCATGCAGACTGGGCCGGATTGAACAGTGTGATAACTGCCAGTCAAGCAGAAAACATTCTGGTGACCCATGGTGCATCTGCATTGTTGGCACGGTGGTGGCAGGAAAAAGGAAAAAATGCACAAGTCCTTACCCACGAGTCATTTGCTGCAAGTACTGCTTCCGAAGACGATCCCACCTTCGCTGGGGGTGCATAA
- a CDS encoding S9 family peptidase, with product MRRLMTFLVLTIFLNPASGANLKPMTVDDLLAFHRLSDPQPSPDGKWVVFQSSQVLDVAQNRMATHLYLVPTDGSAAPRLLTSSGKRDSQPRWSPDGKTIAFVSNRFQGNQIFLLDVTRGGEAIQLTNVSTGVSDPKWSPDGKYLAFSSTIYPEFSELPFEESNKKNHDKLTEVEQNPVKARVFTKLFYRHWDEYVEDKRIHLFVVPLKVGPNGLEAADFPRDVTPGDRDALPTSSTFSSGVDYSFAPDSKSLVFTAVPTVNAAWSTNYEICRVTLDNRSTKWNCLTTANRAADSGPQFSPDGKKIAFRQQKKAGYEADKWDIVFADWSAEKGIVGPLTNVTAKHDLSVGEFIWHGNNFLFNADYQGSSPAFSIAADGTGLKQLPIPGRVTSLALSQGDHQTNLVTVVSSMHFPNEIFTLELDHEAPKVAAKNISRMNEEILTHLNLPKPESVTIDVEGGKMQMWLLKPPGFDPAKKWPVVYLVHGGPQGAWDDGWSFRWNPEMWAAQGYVIALPNPRGSTGFGQKFTDEISGDWGGKCYRDLMAGADYVEKLPYVDNKRIASAGASFGGYMQNWFAVNTNRFQCLINHCSVWNFESMWGTTDELWFDEYEHGGLPWEVPGKYAEFSPHKKAAKLGEFKTPMLIIHNDLDFRCPIGQGHELFSAMQRQGVPSRFINFPDEGHWVLKPANSKYWHKEVFDWLKKYVPAGPK from the coding sequence TTGCGACGATTAATGACGTTTCTCGTACTCACAATCTTTCTTAACCCAGCATCAGGTGCCAATTTGAAACCGATGACCGTAGATGATCTGTTGGCTTTTCATCGACTATCAGACCCTCAACCGTCTCCTGATGGCAAGTGGGTGGTCTTTCAGTCATCGCAGGTGCTGGATGTGGCACAGAATCGGATGGCAACGCACCTCTACCTGGTGCCCACCGATGGCAGTGCAGCACCAAGGCTGTTGACCAGCAGTGGCAAACGGGATTCACAGCCCCGTTGGTCTCCGGATGGGAAAACCATTGCCTTTGTTTCCAATCGTTTTCAGGGAAATCAGATTTTTCTGCTGGATGTCACCCGTGGGGGGGAAGCAATCCAGCTAACGAATGTGTCTACAGGCGTCAGCGACCCCAAATGGTCGCCTGATGGCAAATATCTCGCTTTTTCATCTACCATTTATCCGGAATTCAGTGAGTTGCCATTTGAAGAAAGCAACAAAAAAAATCATGATAAATTGACTGAAGTCGAGCAAAATCCGGTGAAGGCCCGCGTTTTCACCAAATTGTTTTACCGCCACTGGGATGAGTATGTGGAAGACAAACGGATCCACCTGTTTGTGGTACCACTGAAAGTGGGCCCGAATGGTCTGGAAGCGGCCGATTTTCCACGCGATGTCACGCCGGGTGACCGCGATGCACTGCCCACCAGCAGCACTTTCAGCAGTGGAGTGGATTATTCGTTTGCACCTGACAGTAAGTCGTTGGTGTTTACCGCAGTACCCACCGTTAATGCTGCGTGGAGTACGAATTACGAAATCTGCCGAGTAACACTGGATAACCGTTCCACAAAATGGAATTGCCTGACCACAGCCAATCGTGCGGCAGACAGTGGGCCCCAATTTTCTCCGGATGGCAAAAAAATTGCCTTCCGCCAACAGAAAAAAGCGGGTTACGAAGCTGATAAGTGGGACATTGTCTTTGCGGATTGGTCGGCTGAAAAGGGAATTGTTGGCCCACTGACCAATGTCACAGCCAAGCATGACCTGTCGGTGGGGGAATTTATCTGGCACGGTAATAATTTTCTGTTCAATGCCGATTATCAGGGGTCTTCACCCGCATTTTCGATTGCTGCGGACGGTACCGGACTCAAGCAATTGCCCATTCCAGGCCGTGTGACCTCGTTGGCACTGTCCCAAGGAGACCACCAGACCAATCTGGTCACAGTGGTTTCTTCGATGCATTTCCCCAACGAAATTTTCACGCTGGAGCTTGATCATGAGGCACCAAAAGTGGCAGCCAAAAACATTTCCAGAATGAATGAGGAAATTCTCACACATTTGAATCTTCCTAAGCCAGAATCGGTTACTATTGATGTGGAAGGTGGCAAAATGCAGATGTGGCTGCTGAAACCACCTGGATTTGACCCCGCCAAAAAATGGCCTGTGGTCTATCTGGTTCACGGTGGGCCCCAGGGTGCGTGGGATGATGGCTGGTCGTTCCGCTGGAACCCCGAAATGTGGGCGGCACAAGGCTATGTGATTGCACTGCCCAACCCACGTGGTTCCACAGGATTTGGTCAGAAATTTACCGATGAAATTAGCGGCGATTGGGGTGGCAAATGTTACCGCGACCTGATGGCGGGTGCAGACTACGTCGAAAAGCTGCCTTATGTAGACAACAAACGGATCGCTTCTGCGGGTGCCAGCTTTGGTGGCTACATGCAGAACTGGTTTGCAGTAAATACCAACCGTTTTCAATGCCTGATCAACCACTGTTCCGTGTGGAATTTTGAAAGCATGTGGGGCACCACTGATGAATTGTGGTTTGATGAGTATGAACATGGCGGCCTGCCCTGGGAAGTACCGGGCAAATATGCCGAGTTCAGCCCCCACAAAAAGGCGGCGAAACTGGGTGAATTTAAAACACCGATGCTGATTATTCATAACGATCTGGATTTCCGTTGCCCGATTGGTCAGGGCCACGAACTGTTCAGTGCCATGCAGCGTCAGGGTGTGCCCAGCCGATTCATCAATTTTCCGGACGAAGGCCACTGGGTATTGAAACCAGCAAACAGCAAATACTGGCACAAAGAAGTATTTGACTGGCTGAAAAAATACGTTCCCGCTGGTCCCAAATAG
- a CDS encoding sulfatase, which yields MRYHLGVVFSLLFCGIGFSQEGKRLNFIWIGAEDISPTLGCYGDKYAITPNLDKLAGRSARFTHCFTHAPVCAPTRSGMITGMYPTTMGSHHMRSTLLKPPTTFTAELRKAGYRVMWPGKTDFNFAVPEDAFDSTKPWLNQAPPKEPFFAYINFTISHESQIRAGAGQQQKNKVRLKPAELHDPAKAPLPPYYPDTPVVRRDVANYYDNVTALDYQVGDVLAYLDKHRLWESTVVLFFGDHGWGMPRGKRWCYDSGSRAPLMVSAPGWTKPGSVREDLVGFIDFGPTMLHLANVQIPTNMQGKPFLGKTAVVQKYAFTARDRMDETFDRIRSVRDQRYRYIRNFYPQLPYAQHLLYMDEMPTMKEWRRLAAEGKLNDVQKLFFAPTKPKEEFYDTQADPHEVVNLIDSPAHQEKIQEFRKALDQWIKDTNDLGEVPETELIRRGLVKDRISKEYADRIKQHPPGSKASTLAPKE from the coding sequence ATGCGTTATCACCTGGGCGTTGTTTTCAGTTTGCTGTTCTGTGGGATCGGTTTTTCCCAGGAAGGCAAACGACTGAATTTTATCTGGATCGGTGCGGAAGATATCAGCCCCACGTTGGGGTGCTATGGCGACAAATACGCTATCACACCCAATCTCGACAAGTTAGCCGGACGATCTGCGCGTTTCACTCACTGTTTTACACACGCACCCGTGTGTGCTCCGACAAGATCTGGAATGATCACCGGAATGTACCCCACCACGATGGGATCGCACCACATGCGATCGACGTTGCTGAAGCCGCCAACCACGTTCACAGCAGAACTGCGTAAAGCGGGGTACCGCGTGATGTGGCCGGGAAAAACAGACTTCAATTTCGCTGTTCCGGAAGATGCGTTTGATAGCACCAAACCGTGGTTGAATCAGGCACCGCCGAAAGAACCATTTTTCGCATACATCAACTTTACAATAAGTCACGAAAGCCAGATCCGTGCAGGTGCCGGGCAGCAACAGAAAAACAAAGTGCGGTTAAAACCAGCAGAGTTGCATGATCCAGCAAAAGCCCCACTGCCACCGTATTATCCCGATACGCCCGTGGTGCGGCGGGACGTTGCCAACTATTACGATAATGTGACCGCACTCGACTATCAGGTGGGAGATGTGCTTGCTTATTTGGATAAACACCGATTGTGGGAAAGCACAGTGGTGCTGTTCTTTGGTGACCACGGCTGGGGGATGCCACGTGGGAAACGCTGGTGTTACGATAGCGGGTCGCGGGCACCTTTGATGGTGAGTGCACCCGGTTGGACCAAGCCCGGTTCCGTGCGGGAAGACCTGGTGGGCTTCATTGATTTTGGCCCCACTATGCTGCACCTTGCAAATGTACAAATCCCAACGAATATGCAAGGGAAGCCATTTTTAGGTAAAACTGCGGTTGTGCAGAAATATGCTTTTACTGCGCGTGACCGAATGGACGAAACGTTCGATCGTATTCGCTCGGTGCGGGATCAGCGGTATCGTTATATTCGCAATTTTTACCCTCAGCTGCCCTACGCCCAGCATCTGTTATACATGGACGAAATGCCAACGATGAAAGAGTGGCGAAGACTGGCTGCCGAAGGGAAGTTGAATGATGTTCAGAAACTGTTCTTTGCACCCACCAAGCCTAAAGAAGAGTTTTATGATACTCAGGCAGATCCCCATGAAGTGGTCAACCTGATTGATTCTCCTGCCCACCAGGAAAAGATCCAGGAATTTCGCAAGGCTCTAGATCAGTGGATTAAAGATACCAACGATCTTGGCGAAGTTCCTGAAACAGAATTGATTCGACGTGGGCTTGTGAAAGATCGAATTAGTAAAGAATATGCTGACCGTATTAAGCAACATCCGCCCGGCTCGAAGGCTTCTACCCTGGCACCGAAAGAGTAA